The following coding sequences lie in one Arachis hypogaea cultivar Tifrunner chromosome 4, arahy.Tifrunner.gnm2.J5K5, whole genome shotgun sequence genomic window:
- the LOC112797288 gene encoding protein cornichon homolog 4 → MGEVFYWIFTFLLILALLGLLGYQLIMLVDLEFDYINPYDSTSRINQVILPEFIIQGIFCVTNLLAGHWVIFLIGLPCMYYNVRLYIKKEHLADVTEIYNKLNWEKKMRLFKVGHSVLLFVLSVLSLVWSLSEE, encoded by the exons ATGGGGGAAGTGTTTTATTGGATCTTCACGTTTCTTCTAATTTTGGCCCTTCTCGGTCTTCTCGGTTACCAG CTAATAATGTTGGTAGACCTGGAGTTTGACTATATCAACCCATATGATTCAACGTCTCGGATTAACCAGGTTATCTTGCCTGAATTCATCATCCAAGGGATCTTCTGCGTCACCAATCTATTAGCAGGACACTGGGTTATATTCTTGATAGGACTCCCTTGCATGTATTACAATGTGAGATT GTACATTAAAAAGGAGCATTTAGCTGATGTTACTGAAATCTACAATAAACTGAATTGGGAAAAAAAGATGCGGTTATTTAAAGTCGGACATTCCGTCTTGCTATTTGTCCTTTCTGTGCTAAG CTTGGTATGGAGCCTTTCTGAGGAATAG
- the LOC112797289 gene encoding AT-hook motif nuclear-localized protein 7: protein MEAREAISSGVTVIGAEAPSAYHVAPRSEAPSQVPGPDAAANAALGVSPVSVGLDGTTVKKKRGRPRKYGPDGSVNMALSPLPISSSAPSSNEFSSFHSSGKRGKSRGMEYKHSKKFGGGDILGDSMGTSFMPHIITVNAGEDITMKVISFSQQGPRAICILSATGVISNVTLRQPDSSGGTLTYEGRFEILSLTGSFMPTDNEGTRSRSGGMSVTLSSPDGRVLGGGVAGLLVAASPVQVVVGSFLPSNQQDPKPKKQKHDYAPPPAVNPPAVAVSSAPPPSTNGDKEDVMGGHVMQHNPGAFNSSLTPPSAFRRDSWVNMHSMPDSIKSTTDINISLPDD, encoded by the exons ATGGAGGCAAGAGAAGCTATTAGCTCTGGGGTTACGGTGATAGGGGCGGAAGCTCCCTCTGCATACCATGTGGCACCAAGGAGTGAAGCTCCGAGCCAAGTTCCTGGCCCGGATGCAGCTGCTAATGCTGCTCTTGGTGTTTCGCCCGTGAGTGTGGGATTGGATGGAACAACAGTTAAGAAAAAACGTGGTAGGCCAAGGAAGTATGGACCGGATGGATCGGTTAATATGGCATTGTCACCATTGCCAATTTCTTCTTCGGCTCCGTCTTCTAACGAATTTTCGAGCTTCCATTCAAGTGGCAAGCGAGGGAAATCGCGGGGTATGGAGTACAAGCACTCAAAGAAATTCGGAGGAGGGGATATTCTAG GAGATTCCATGGGTACAAGCTTTATGCCCCATATCATTACTGTCAATGCTGGCGAG GACATCACAATGAAGGTTATATCGTTTTCTCAACAAGGACCACGAGCTATATGCATACTATCTGCTACTGGTGTAATTTCAAATGTTACGCTTCGCCAGCCTGATTCTTCAGGAGGAACTTTGACCTATGAG GGTCGTTTCGAGATACTTTCCTTGACTGGATCATTTATGCCTACTGACAACGAAGGAACGAGAAGCCGGTCAGGTGGGATGAGTGTCACCTTGTCCAGCCCTGATGGCCGTGTCTTAGGTGGTGGCGTTGCTGGTCTTCTTGTAGCTGCCAGTCCTGTGCAG GTGGTTGTTGGAAGTTTTCTGCCAAGCAACCAGCAAGATCCGAAACCAAAGAAGCAGAAGCATGATTACGCACCACCACCAGCAGTTAACCCCCCCGCCGTTGCAGTGTCCTCTGCGCCACCACCCTCAACTAATGGCGATAAAGAGGATGTCATGGGTGGGCACGTGATGCAACACAATCCCGGAGCCTTCAACTCTAGCCTCACTCCTCCCTCGGCCTTCCGAAGGGACAGCTGGGTTAACATGCATTCCATGCCGGACTCGATTAAATCCACCACGGATATTAACATATCTTTGCCTGATGATTGA